The following proteins are encoded in a genomic region of Phycisphaera sp.:
- a CDS encoding GNAT family N-acetyltransferase — MDAPKPWTKPATWPLPIETERLILRPLSHNDVQAVFEAIEASRPSLVPWMPWPNTENLSIGQTHFTIERFLRDLESDVPENMHTSIFDRSTGQYLGGTGLHTFVPNSHQAETGYWVIEERRGAGICTEAVVGLTEVALRTQAAGGMGMRRLEIACSADNEPSARVALKAGYQLEATLRQHRWVDTIGWSDTLIFAALADSWSAP; from the coding sequence ATGGATGCGCCGAAGCCCTGGACCAAGCCGGCAACGTGGCCCCTGCCCATCGAAACCGAACGGCTCATACTCCGCCCGCTCTCGCACAACGACGTACAAGCCGTCTTCGAAGCGATTGAGGCCAGCCGCCCGTCGCTCGTGCCGTGGATGCCGTGGCCCAACACCGAGAACCTCTCGATCGGCCAGACCCACTTCACCATCGAACGCTTCCTGCGCGACCTCGAATCCGATGTGCCCGAGAACATGCACACGTCCATCTTCGATCGCTCGACCGGCCAGTACCTCGGCGGCACCGGTCTGCACACGTTCGTGCCGAATTCGCACCAGGCCGAGACCGGCTACTGGGTCATCGAGGAGCGCCGCGGCGCGGGCATCTGCACCGAGGCGGTTGTCGGCCTGACCGAGGTCGCGCTCCGCACACAGGCGGCCGGCGGCATGGGCATGCGACGCTTAGAGATCGCCTGCTCAGCCGACAATGAGCCCTCCGCGCGCGTCGCGCTCAAGGCGGGCTACCAGCTCGAAGCAACGCTCCGCCAGCACCGCTGGGTCGACACCATCGGATGGAGCGATACCCTCATCTTCGCCGCCCTGGCCGACTCCTGGAGCGCCCCATGA
- a CDS encoding PQQ-dependent sugar dehydrogenase, which yields MIRTTLIPTALLTVLALTLPACGQRAELPTSGPSPIYSDSEEDSPKATGYRTETVIEDLNRPWAMAWLPDGSMLITERGGRVLLAEPPGRSGSMAQWSLTPIEDAPESSRLGQGGMMDVSLHPDYETNNLVYFTHATGDARANRTVLSRGRLVIERTDQPDAPDGATLTSVRMEDVEELFRVTPDKPGGQHFGSRLLWLPDGTLLMSTGDGGNPPTRAGGRLTRENPQYLDNALGKTLRLNDDGTAPADNPFADRDDIGHFIYSYGHRNIQGMAIDPATGNVWATEHGARGGDELNRITPGTNYGWPEATYSIHYNGDEISDKVTLPDMADPVCVWTPVLAACGLAFYTGDKFPQWQGDLFAGGLISRQVRRVMIDETNGEKPVQGNETLPFNARVRDVRQGPDGYLYILTDKRDGELIRIVPE from the coding sequence ATGATCCGAACGACCCTGATCCCAACAGCACTACTCACGGTCCTCGCCCTCACGCTCCCCGCCTGCGGCCAGCGGGCCGAATTGCCAACATCGGGCCCCTCGCCCATCTACTCCGACAGCGAGGAGGACAGCCCCAAGGCCACGGGCTACCGCACCGAGACGGTCATCGAGGACCTCAACCGCCCCTGGGCCATGGCCTGGCTGCCCGACGGCTCGATGCTCATCACCGAGCGCGGCGGCCGCGTGCTGCTGGCCGAGCCGCCGGGGCGATCGGGCTCGATGGCGCAGTGGTCGCTCACGCCCATCGAAGACGCGCCCGAATCGAGCCGCCTGGGCCAGGGCGGCATGATGGACGTGTCGCTGCATCCCGATTACGAGACCAACAACCTCGTCTACTTCACCCACGCCACCGGCGACGCCCGCGCCAACCGCACCGTGCTCTCGCGCGGCAGACTGGTGATCGAGCGCACCGACCAGCCCGATGCGCCCGATGGCGCCACCCTCACCAGCGTGCGCATGGAAGATGTCGAAGAGCTCTTCCGCGTCACGCCCGACAAGCCCGGCGGCCAGCACTTCGGCAGCCGCCTGCTCTGGCTGCCCGACGGCACGCTCTTGATGTCCACCGGCGACGGCGGCAACCCGCCCACCCGCGCGGGCGGCCGCCTGACCCGCGAGAACCCCCAGTACCTCGACAACGCGCTCGGTAAGACCCTCCGCCTCAACGACGACGGCACCGCGCCCGCCGACAACCCCTTCGCCGACCGCGACGACATCGGCCACTTCATCTACAGCTACGGCCACCGCAACATCCAGGGCATGGCCATCGACCCGGCGACCGGCAACGTCTGGGCCACCGAACACGGGGCTCGAGGGGGAGATGAGCTCAACCGCATCACCCCCGGCACCAACTACGGCTGGCCCGAGGCCACCTACAGCATCCACTACAACGGCGACGAGATCAGCGACAAGGTCACATTGCCCGACATGGCCGACCCGGTGTGCGTGTGGACCCCCGTGCTCGCCGCGTGCGGCCTCGCCTTCTACACGGGCGACAAGTTTCCACAATGGCAGGGCGACCTCTTCGCCGGCGGGCTCATCAGCCGCCAGGTCCGGAGGGTCATGATCGACGAGACCAACGGCGAGAAACCCGTCCAAGGCAACGAGACCCTGCCTTTCAACGCCCGCGTCCGCGACGTGCGGCAGGGGCCCGATGGGTACCTCTACATCCTCACCGACAAGCGTGATGGGGAGTTGATCCGCATCGTGCCCGAGTAG
- a CDS encoding ABC transporter ATP-binding protein, whose product MPDLLLRATDLRFSFDITEGPLFDLPEFVVHQGDHTAVVGPSGCGKTTLLRLLTGILTPTAGTIELAGHQLDQLSDARRRAVRISAVGFVFQRFALLDYCTALENILLPLRLHGAVALNSEARDRANELAKATGIAHTLKRRPDRLSQGEQQRVAICRALITNPKLIACDEPTGNLDPARAESIIGLILEQANRTGATVLLVTHDHGLLPHFKEVLDMGALAREAATV is encoded by the coding sequence GTGCCAGATCTCCTGCTACGAGCCACCGACCTCCGCTTCTCTTTCGACATCACCGAAGGCCCACTATTCGACCTGCCCGAGTTCGTCGTACACCAAGGCGATCACACCGCCGTCGTCGGCCCCAGCGGCTGCGGCAAGACCACACTCTTGCGCCTGCTCACGGGCATCCTGACCCCGACTGCCGGCACGATCGAACTGGCCGGCCACCAGCTCGACCAACTGAGCGACGCCCGCCGCCGGGCGGTGCGGATCTCGGCGGTGGGCTTCGTGTTCCAGCGGTTCGCCCTGCTCGACTATTGCACCGCCTTGGAGAACATCCTGCTCCCGCTGCGGCTGCACGGGGCGGTCGCGCTCAACAGCGAGGCCCGCGATCGCGCGAACGAGTTGGCGAAGGCCACCGGCATCGCCCACACGCTCAAACGCCGGCCCGATCGGCTGAGCCAGGGCGAGCAGCAGCGCGTGGCCATCTGCCGGGCGCTCATCACGAATCCGAAGCTCATCGCCTGCGACGAGCCCACCGGCAACCTCGACCCCGCCCGGGCCGAGTCGATCATCGGGCTCATCCTCGAACAGGCCAACCGCACCGGCGCCACGGTGCTCCTCGTCACGCACGACCACGGGCTGCTGCCACACTTCAAGGAAGTCCTCGACATGGGCGCACTCGCGCGCGAGGCGGCGACGGTATGA
- the prmC gene encoding peptide chain release factor N(5)-glutamine methyltransferase → MTTAAEAWTTRRLLDWLRGALKDKGIDDARLCAELLIAHVIGCQRLRLYMEADRPASPDELNALRALAKRALSHEPVQYLVGEASFYGIALKADKRALIPRPETQTLVDEVVAAIKTVTDHPPLVADACTGSGCVAIAITSQAPTVIAHACDIDTDALALAAENIERTSLADRISTFEGDLLAALPEGERYDAIVANPPYIPDDEWEAVAPNVKDHEPTHALRGGRDGLDLVRPLIEQAADRLRPGGLLAIEVATARAGEALRGLTADDRYRDAQIVRDFAGRPRVITAVRA, encoded by the coding sequence ATGACCACAGCCGCAGAGGCCTGGACCACACGCCGCCTGCTCGACTGGCTCCGCGGTGCCCTCAAAGACAAGGGCATCGACGACGCCCGCCTGTGCGCCGAGTTACTGATAGCCCACGTCATCGGCTGCCAGCGCCTTCGTTTGTATATGGAGGCGGACCGCCCCGCTTCGCCCGATGAGCTCAATGCCCTACGCGCCCTCGCCAAGCGGGCCCTGAGTCACGAGCCCGTGCAGTACCTCGTGGGCGAAGCCAGCTTCTACGGCATCGCGCTCAAAGCCGACAAGCGGGCCCTGATCCCACGCCCAGAAACCCAGACCCTCGTCGACGAAGTTGTTGCCGCGATCAAGACCGTCACCGATCACCCACCACTCGTCGCCGACGCCTGCACCGGCAGCGGCTGCGTCGCCATCGCGATCACGAGCCAGGCCCCCACCGTCATCGCCCACGCCTGTGACATCGACACCGACGCGTTGGCACTCGCCGCCGAGAACATCGAGCGAACCAGCCTTGCCGACCGCATCTCGACCTTCGAGGGCGACCTGCTCGCTGCCCTGCCCGAAGGCGAACGCTACGACGCCATCGTCGCCAATCCGCCCTACATCCCCGACGACGAGTGGGAAGCGGTCGCGCCCAACGTGAAGGACCACGAACCAACGCACGCCCTGCGGGGCGGGAGAGATGGACTCGATCTTGTCCGACCGCTGATCGAACAAGCGGCCGATCGTTTGCGCCCGGGCGGGCTGCTCGCGATCGAGGTCGCCACCGCGCGCGCCGGCGAGGCACTGCGGGGGCTCACCGCCGACGATCGATACCGTGATGCGCAGATCGTGCGAGACTTCGCCGGGCGTCCCCGCGTGATCACCGCCGTGCGCGCATAA
- a CDS encoding right-handed parallel beta-helix repeat-containing protein, with protein MRSGFLAYVVMLAAVLGGLSGPFGGRALGQTTVGGVISTDTTWTLDGSPYTVEETIELIGGAVLTIEPGVEVAFEAGTALDSGLGVLIADGLGGSAIVLRSASGEVGDWQGVVSSLDVPAVTTLGGEYVSGPIFRNVRIVEAVRAVEVGPTPNYFEGVEIERCQESGVYFVFLLEEPMWMKGLVFRDAGMGMRFRGGSSSRLVLHDCHFEDNASGGLVMDRFTSPGNGELLRCVFRGNGSSASTRDDGVGGARLKGSWDVRACLFEQNVLNDSSVGGGGLALDPVDATIIDCDFLSNTARASGGGADVRQRIAASSGSVRVERCRFIGNTSMQSSGAGLLAEVPGGQFEVEILGCTFEDNHGDRNGGLAVAIARGVVAGNTFERNSAVRSGGAVRIFRGSDTLDLVIRDNEFLDNTTDGRGGGIDVGSTPGGVVRIESNAFRGNAADIGGAIGGVVPNARIEVVGNAFEGNVARLGGAVNVTLGTFQAATLAAEGDLRNRFTGNTADLGDDIYNDARVGIDATGNCWGTDDLMAIAERIYDAADDPTKGAVAFDPIATECGCPADLDGDGSLTIFDFLAFQNLFDLMDPAADFDGDGEFTIFDFLAFQNAFDAGCP; from the coding sequence ATGCGGAGCGGATTTCTGGCGTATGTGGTGATGCTGGCGGCGGTGCTGGGCGGCCTGTCCGGCCCGTTCGGTGGCCGGGCCCTCGGGCAGACCACCGTGGGCGGGGTGATCAGCACGGACACGACCTGGACGCTGGACGGGAGTCCGTACACCGTCGAAGAAACCATCGAACTCATCGGCGGCGCGGTGCTGACCATCGAGCCGGGGGTCGAGGTCGCCTTCGAGGCGGGCACGGCCCTGGACTCGGGCCTGGGCGTCCTCATCGCCGACGGGCTTGGCGGGAGCGCGATCGTGCTGCGGTCGGCCAGCGGCGAGGTGGGCGATTGGCAGGGCGTGGTCTCGAGCCTCGACGTGCCGGCGGTCACCACGCTCGGGGGCGAGTACGTCAGCGGCCCGATCTTCCGGAACGTGCGCATCGTCGAGGCGGTGCGCGCGGTGGAGGTCGGCCCGACGCCGAATTACTTTGAGGGCGTCGAGATCGAGCGGTGCCAGGAATCGGGGGTGTACTTCGTCTTTCTGCTCGAAGAGCCCATGTGGATGAAGGGCTTGGTCTTCCGTGATGCGGGCATGGGCATGCGTTTCAGGGGGGGCTCCTCGTCGCGCCTGGTGCTGCACGACTGCCACTTCGAGGACAACGCCAGCGGCGGGCTGGTCATGGACCGATTCACCAGCCCGGGCAACGGCGAGCTGCTCCGTTGCGTCTTCCGGGGCAACGGCTCCTCGGCGTCGACGCGCGACGACGGCGTCGGGGGCGCCCGCCTCAAGGGCAGCTGGGACGTCCGCGCGTGCCTCTTCGAGCAGAACGTGCTGAACGATTCGAGCGTGGGCGGCGGCGGGCTCGCGCTCGATCCGGTCGACGCGACGATCATCGACTGCGACTTCCTGTCCAACACCGCCCGGGCCTCGGGCGGCGGGGCCGACGTGCGGCAGCGGATCGCCGCGTCCAGCGGATCGGTCCGCGTCGAGCGGTGCCGGTTCATCGGCAACACGTCCATGCAATCGTCGGGAGCGGGGCTCCTGGCCGAGGTGCCTGGCGGCCAGTTCGAGGTCGAGATCCTCGGCTGCACGTTCGAGGACAATCATGGCGACCGCAACGGCGGCCTGGCCGTGGCCATTGCCCGCGGTGTGGTCGCGGGGAATACCTTCGAGCGCAACTCGGCCGTCCGCAGCGGCGGCGCGGTGCGGATCTTCCGGGGCAGCGATACCCTCGACCTGGTCATACGCGACAACGAATTTCTCGACAACACGACCGATGGCCGTGGCGGCGGCATCGACGTGGGGAGCACCCCCGGCGGCGTGGTGCGCATCGAGTCCAATGCCTTCCGCGGCAACGCGGCCGACATCGGCGGGGCCATCGGGGGCGTCGTGCCCAACGCCAGGATCGAGGTCGTCGGCAACGCCTTCGAGGGCAACGTCGCGCGCCTGGGCGGCGCCGTGAACGTAACCCTGGGAACCTTCCAGGCCGCGACGCTCGCCGCCGAGGGCGACCTACGCAACCGGTTTACGGGCAACACGGCGGACCTCGGCGATGACATCTACAACGACGCCCGCGTCGGCATCGACGCCACGGGCAACTGCTGGGGCACCGACGACCTCATGGCCATCGCCGAACGCATCTACGACGCCGCCGACGACCCGACCAAGGGCGCCGTCGCGTTCGACCCCATCGCGACCGAGTGCGGTTGCCCCGCCGACCTCGACGGCGACGGCAGCCTGACCATCTTTGACTTCCTCGCCTTCCAGAACCTCTTCGACCTGATGGACCCCGCCGCCGACTTCGACGGCGACGGCGAATTCACGATCTTCGACTTCCTGGCGTTCCAGAACGCCTTCGACGCGGGGTGCCCGTGA
- a CDS encoding M28 family peptidase — protein sequence MDQTSLRRPAVLLALAAAFATAGTASAQSDSSVQSVEGSPIADALAQMPDDVRTFDIHISTLASPYMQGRVPGSEGAERAKDYIEHYFRDAGLTPAFTDEDGNEFSSFRQPFPLSGTWTVEREAMSASSGGKRIEFEAEEDFMLTGMGQNGTTSGEAVFVGYGIENGPDGYNNFDGVESLEGKIAVIFRFEPMTEQGESQWNDGRRGWSGRAGFANKVGAVAKRDPAGIVIINPPGSSDPRAGRLNRFQGMAQSSVPVMMLSSDAGDRLLEAMGSDTTMLALRRHADEDASPMELGFEMELDGMAERKSLMAENVGGVIKGVGDLADEWIVVGAHLDHLGMGYFGSRSGPGELHPGADDNASGTAGLLLLAERLGARLADDGTARRSILIMGFDAEESGLNGSAYYTRNPIAPIEDHTLMCNWDMIGRVANERLLLAGGFTGEGMADFIEPYFAKSGLEIVVPETMSGASDHTPFYRAGVPVLFSIIADFHADYHTPDDQVWKINRVGAVKTVHLYESIVADASVRPERFAYVSPEESRRQQAAAAEAARPQVSVRVGVVVDSDSEGDGVVLAEITEDSPAAKAGLRLGDRLVRWDGQKLTDADGWRQLLARHTAGDAVNVGVKRGDEEVTLTLTLEGR from the coding sequence ATGGACCAGACCAGCCTCCGCCGTCCCGCCGTTCTTCTTGCCCTGGCCGCCGCATTCGCGACCGCTGGCACAGCCTCCGCCCAGAGCGACAGCAGCGTCCAGAGCGTTGAGGGCTCGCCCATCGCCGACGCGCTGGCCCAGATGCCCGACGACGTGCGGACGTTCGACATCCACATCTCGACGCTGGCCAGCCCGTACATGCAGGGCCGCGTGCCGGGATCGGAGGGTGCCGAGCGGGCGAAGGACTACATCGAGCACTACTTCCGCGACGCCGGCCTGACGCCGGCATTCACAGACGAGGATGGCAACGAGTTCTCGAGCTTTCGCCAGCCGTTCCCGCTCTCGGGCACGTGGACCGTAGAGCGCGAGGCGATGTCGGCGAGCTCTGGCGGCAAGCGCATCGAGTTCGAGGCCGAAGAAGACTTCATGCTTACGGGCATGGGCCAGAATGGCACCACGTCTGGCGAAGCCGTGTTCGTAGGCTACGGCATCGAGAACGGGCCAGATGGTTACAACAACTTCGATGGGGTTGAGTCGCTCGAGGGCAAGATCGCCGTGATCTTCCGGTTCGAGCCGATGACCGAACAGGGTGAGAGCCAGTGGAACGATGGCCGCCGGGGTTGGAGTGGAAGGGCTGGGTTTGCGAACAAGGTTGGTGCGGTTGCCAAGCGCGATCCCGCGGGCATCGTCATCATCAACCCGCCCGGTTCTTCCGATCCGCGTGCCGGCCGGCTCAATCGGTTCCAGGGCATGGCCCAATCGAGCGTGCCCGTGATGATGTTGTCGTCCGATGCGGGCGACCGACTGTTGGAAGCCATGGGTAGCGATACCACCATGCTCGCGTTGCGTCGGCACGCCGACGAGGACGCATCGCCGATGGAACTCGGCTTCGAGATGGAACTCGATGGAATGGCCGAGCGCAAGAGCCTGATGGCCGAGAACGTCGGTGGCGTCATCAAGGGCGTGGGCGACCTGGCCGACGAGTGGATCGTCGTGGGCGCCCACCTGGACCACCTGGGCATGGGCTACTTCGGCTCGCGCTCGGGCCCGGGCGAGTTGCATCCCGGCGCCGACGACAACGCCTCGGGCACGGCCGGCCTGCTGCTGCTGGCCGAGCGCCTGGGGGCTCGCCTGGCCGATGACGGCACGGCCCGTCGGTCGATCCTCATCATGGGCTTCGACGCCGAGGAGAGCGGGCTGAACGGGTCGGCCTATTACACCCGCAACCCCATCGCGCCCATCGAGGATCACACCCTGATGTGCAACTGGGACATGATCGGCCGCGTCGCCAACGAGCGGCTGCTGCTTGCCGGCGGGTTTACGGGCGAGGGCATGGCCGACTTTATCGAGCCCTACTTCGCCAAGAGCGGGCTCGAGATCGTCGTGCCCGAGACCATGAGCGGTGCCAGCGACCACACGCCGTTCTATCGCGCCGGGGTGCCCGTGCTGTTCTCGATCATCGCCGATTTCCACGCCGACTACCACACGCCCGACGACCAGGTGTGGAAGATCAATCGTGTGGGCGCGGTCAAGACGGTGCACTTGTACGAGAGCATCGTGGCCGACGCGTCGGTGCGTCCCGAGCGGTTCGCCTACGTGAGCCCCGAAGAGTCGCGCCGCCAGCAGGCCGCAGCCGCCGAGGCCGCGAGGCCGCAGGTGAGCGTTCGCGTGGGCGTAGTGGTCGACAGCGACTCGGAGGGCGATGGTGTCGTGCTCGCCGAGATCACCGAAGACTCGCCCGCCGCCAAGGCCGGGTTGCGGCTGGGCGACCGCCTCGTGCGGTGGGATGGGCAGAAGCTGACCGACGCCGACGGGTGGCGGCAGTTGCTGGCCCGCCACACCGCCGGCGATGCCGTGAACGTCGGCGTGAAGCGTGGCGACGAGGAGGTCACCCTCACCCTGACTCTCGAAGGGCGATAA
- a CDS encoding metal ABC transporter substrate-binding protein — MHVARALTVSISILMFSLAGCNESSPNAPAASLDDAVLTTFYPTQYFAERIAGGLVPVRSPLPEGEDPIFWQPDADAISEYQNARLVITNGAEFEKWVAGAALPRARTVESLDTEALDATGGSITMESTTHSHGPGGEHTHAGLDGHTWVSPNIAILQAKNIAEAMKAAWPDHADAFDANLASLIEDLEMLRTSLMDLAPLVDEHQLLASHPAYNYLIRDMGWSITNLDLDPDSEDMDAIVAGVRDVIEGDKPVILLWEGQPTDAIVTALRDELGVTSTLFSPAEGTPDGGDYMDVMLANIDRLREAVGG, encoded by the coding sequence ATGCACGTCGCACGCGCCCTGACCGTCTCGATCTCGATCCTGATGTTCTCGCTGGCCGGCTGCAACGAATCGAGCCCGAACGCCCCGGCGGCCTCGCTCGACGACGCCGTACTCACGACCTTCTACCCCACACAATACTTCGCCGAGCGCATCGCCGGCGGCCTCGTGCCCGTGCGGAGCCCGCTGCCCGAGGGCGAGGACCCGATCTTCTGGCAGCCCGACGCCGACGCCATCTCCGAATACCAGAACGCCAGGCTCGTCATCACCAACGGTGCCGAATTCGAGAAGTGGGTCGCCGGCGCCGCCCTGCCGCGAGCGCGGACGGTCGAGAGCCTCGACACGGAAGCCCTCGACGCCACGGGCGGGTCCATCACGATGGAGTCCACCACCCACAGCCACGGCCCGGGCGGCGAGCACACGCACGCGGGCCTCGATGGCCACACCTGGGTGAGCCCCAACATCGCGATCTTGCAGGCGAAGAACATCGCCGAAGCCATGAAGGCCGCCTGGCCCGACCACGCCGACGCCTTCGACGCAAACCTCGCCTCGCTCATCGAAGACCTCGAGATGCTGCGCACCTCGCTGATGGACCTTGCCCCGCTAGTCGACGAGCACCAGTTGCTTGCCAGCCACCCCGCGTACAACTACCTCATCCGCGACATGGGCTGGAGCATCACCAACCTCGACCTCGATCCCGACAGCGAGGACATGGACGCGATCGTCGCCGGGGTCCGTGATGTGATCGAGGGCGACAAGCCGGTCATCCTGCTCTGGGAGGGCCAGCCCACCGACGCCATCGTCACCGCTCTGCGGGACGAGCTCGGCGTCACCAGCACCCTCTTCAGCCCCGCCGAGGGAACCCCCGACGGCGGCGACTACATGGACGTGATGCTGGCCAACATCGATCGCCTGCGCGAGGCCGTCGGCGGCTGA